A single Phytohabitans houttuyneae DNA region contains:
- a CDS encoding dihydrofolate reductase family protein — translation MSKLIIHDAMSVNGAFEAPTPDAWLELDNDSGDAGLEQFVLADAIVLGRKTYEGLAAVWPHLGADPALGRYAERINTMPKYVASRTLAGPLEWNATLIEGDLGQAIPKLKAEHRGNLIVSGCGELAHTLTRQGLVDEFWFWVHPHIWAEGPRIFDGVGPVRLRLVASTVYRSGVVWLRYRPAAGVDDRS, via the coding sequence ATGAGCAAACTCATCATCCACGACGCCATGAGCGTCAACGGCGCGTTCGAGGCCCCGACGCCGGACGCCTGGCTGGAGCTGGACAACGACAGCGGCGACGCCGGCCTCGAACAGTTCGTGCTCGCGGACGCGATCGTGCTCGGCCGCAAGACGTACGAGGGGCTCGCCGCCGTCTGGCCCCACCTCGGCGCGGATCCCGCACTGGGCCGCTACGCCGAGCGGATCAACACCATGCCGAAGTACGTCGCGTCCCGCACGCTGGCCGGCCCGCTGGAGTGGAACGCCACCCTGATCGAAGGCGACCTCGGCCAGGCCATCCCGAAGCTGAAGGCCGAGCACCGCGGCAACCTGATCGTCTCCGGCTGCGGCGAGCTGGCGCACACCCTCACCCGGCAAGGCCTCGTCGACGAGTTCTGGTTCTGGGTCCACCCGCACATCTGGGCCGAGGGCCCGCGGATCTTCGACGGCGTCGGTCCGGTACGCCTGCGGCTCGTGGCGTCCACCGTGTACCGCTCGGGCGTGGTCTGGCTCCGCTACCGCCCCGCGGCCGGGGTCGACGACCGCTCCTGA
- a CDS encoding response regulator transcription factor, which produces MLAVRHGAHPAGARPVAASPSPRHRGARAAHAGARAVRTGRRPRVAAVRARRVHRAGRPDPRRAPGRRRRRPPHPQELEVVRRAAAGLSNREIAAELFLSPRTVGYHLYKAYPKLGVSRRAQLGQLDL; this is translated from the coding sequence ATGCTCGCCGTACGACATGGCGCGCACCCGGCTGGCGCACGGCCAGTGGCTGCGTCGCCATCGCCGCGCCACCGCGGCGCGCGCGCAGCTCACGCAGGCGCTCGAGCTGTTCGAACGGGCCGGCGCCCACGGGTGGCGGCAGTGCGTGCACGCCGAGTTCACCGCGCTGGGCGACCCGATCCCCGACGCGCACCAGGCCGGCGGCGGCGCCGGCCACCTCACCCCCAGGAGCTTGAGGTGGTACGCCGCGCCGCCGCCGGCCTCAGCAACCGTGAGATCGCCGCCGAGCTGTTCCTCAGCCCCCGCACCGTCGGCTACCACCTCTACAAGGCGTACCCGAAGCTGGGCGTCAGCCGGCGCGCGCAGCTGGGCCAGCTCGACCTGTGA
- a CDS encoding esterase/lipase family protein, whose protein sequence is MLGSELRDAADRVVWGLRPSLLVEALGSTAGRRRLLHTLADVDTPLAAVRPMTVAAGLPRLGTVESNVPILRRLRREAVREPDAFVAFPYDWRQPVEAVASRFADFAEAHLRRWRRNPLGGPEAMLSLVCHSMGGLVAQHFVDVLGGRDSVRTTITLGTPFYGSIRAVTAIAEGPAAPFGGMRRTMRDLARAFPSIYDLLPRYRCVVAGDGLRALTVADVASVGGDAGLAEAANARHARAAAARAKAGPGGLRARVGLAQPTAQTVRFDSGAAYPLFHHGGEDRGGDGTVARDAAAPAGAQPHYVPQKHARLATTAEAFEFVRAVLTERPLGEPLGDGFGVDLPEVVRPGEPFEVIVRLPPGVPATCVVTDTETERQVAVVEPRPRDGWQVAAVTLPSPGLYRADVKAGGFSAVGDLVLAIADLD, encoded by the coding sequence TTGTTGGGCAGTGAGCTGCGCGACGCCGCCGACCGGGTCGTGTGGGGGCTGCGCCCGAGCCTGCTGGTCGAGGCGCTCGGCAGCACCGCGGGCCGGCGCCGGCTGCTGCACACGCTGGCCGATGTGGACACACCGCTGGCCGCCGTGCGGCCCATGACCGTGGCCGCGGGCCTTCCCCGGCTCGGCACCGTCGAGTCCAATGTTCCGATACTGCGTCGGCTCCGCCGGGAAGCCGTTCGCGAGCCCGACGCGTTCGTGGCCTTTCCCTATGACTGGCGGCAGCCGGTCGAGGCGGTGGCGAGCCGGTTCGCTGATTTCGCCGAGGCGCATCTGCGGCGGTGGCGGCGCAATCCACTCGGTGGTCCGGAGGCGATGCTGAGCCTGGTCTGCCACTCGATGGGGGGACTTGTCGCCCAGCATTTCGTCGACGTCCTCGGCGGTCGCGATAGCGTCCGGACCACCATCACGCTCGGCACTCCGTTCTACGGTTCCATTCGTGCGGTCACCGCGATAGCCGAAGGGCCGGCGGCGCCGTTCGGGGGGATGCGCCGGACCATGCGGGATCTGGCGCGTGCCTTTCCGTCGATCTACGACCTGCTGCCCCGATACCGTTGCGTGGTGGCCGGCGACGGCCTGCGGGCGCTGACCGTCGCCGACGTCGCGTCTGTCGGCGGCGACGCCGGCCTCGCCGAGGCGGCCAACGCCCGCCACGCCCGTGCCGCGGCGGCCCGCGCGAAAGCGGGCCCCGGCGGCCTGCGGGCCCGGGTCGGGCTCGCCCAGCCCACCGCGCAGACGGTGCGCTTCGACAGCGGCGCGGCGTACCCCTTGTTTCATCACGGCGGGGAAGACCGCGGCGGCGACGGCACGGTGGCCCGCGACGCCGCGGCACCGGCCGGCGCCCAGCCGCACTACGTGCCGCAGAAGCACGCACGGCTGGCGACGACCGCCGAGGCGTTCGAGTTTGTCCGCGCTGTGCTCACCGAGCGTCCACTCGGCGAGCCGCTCGGCGACGGCTTCGGCGTCGACCTGCCCGAAGTCGTGCGACCAGGCGAACCCTTCGAGGTGATCGTCCGCCTGCCGCCCGGAGTGCCGGCGACGTGCGTGGTGACCGACACCGAGACCGAGCGGCAGGTGGCCGTCGTGGAGCCGCGCCCGCGCGACGGGTGGCAGGTCGCCGCGGTGACCCTGCCCAGCCCGGGGCTCTACCGGGCCGACGTCAAGGCCGGCGGGTTCAGTGCCGTGGGCGACCTGGTCCTGGCGATCGCCGATCTCGACTGA
- a CDS encoding SigE family RNA polymerase sigma factor: MTDRRDQDYVAYVGPRLERLRRVAYLLCHDWHRADDLVQVTVTRLYVHWRRVQGADDIDRYVHRILINAFLSERRKASSRETPVRQLPDTAAPQVDEATTFAVRAALARVPARQRATIVLRFYCDLTVEQAAEVLSCSAGTVKSQTAKGLTRLREVWHGQRVPAPRLASGTPRAAHED; encoded by the coding sequence TTGACGGACCGGCGAGACCAGGACTACGTCGCGTACGTGGGTCCGCGGCTGGAGCGGCTGCGCCGGGTCGCCTACCTGCTGTGCCACGACTGGCATCGCGCCGATGACCTGGTGCAGGTCACGGTGACCCGGCTGTACGTGCACTGGCGCCGCGTGCAGGGCGCGGACGACATCGATCGGTACGTGCACCGGATCCTGATCAACGCTTTCCTCAGCGAGCGCCGGAAGGCTTCGTCCCGGGAGACGCCGGTCCGCCAGCTGCCGGACACGGCCGCGCCGCAGGTGGACGAGGCGACCACGTTCGCGGTGCGTGCGGCGCTGGCGCGGGTGCCGGCGCGGCAGCGGGCCACGATCGTGCTGCGTTTCTACTGCGACCTGACCGTCGAGCAGGCCGCCGAGGTGCTCAGCTGCTCCGCCGGCACCGTCAAGAGCCAGACGGCGAAAGGGCTGACCCGGCTGCGCGAGGTGTGGCACGGGCAGCGGGTGCCGGCCCCGCGGCTCGCGTCCGGAACGCCGCGCGCCGCCCACGAGGACTAG